A window of the Patescibacteria group bacterium genome harbors these coding sequences:
- the def gene encoding peptide deformylase — protein sequence MAKILDIVTHPTPSLNEISKKIVLSKLKDKDFIVLVEDMKLTMIKKDGVGLAAPQIGENIRMIVINTKDGKLCMINPEITKKSWRTEVDEEGCLSLPNIFCNIRRSKNANCKYISEEGEEILIEAKGFLARVIQHEIDHLDGILTIDRERIQSKKR from the coding sequence ATGGCAAAAATACTAGATATAGTTACCCATCCAACACCATCACTAAACGAAATATCAAAAAAAATTGTTTTATCTAAGCTAAAAGATAAAGATTTTATTGTATTAGTTGAAGATATGAAGTTAACTATGATAAAAAAAGATGGGGTTGGTTTGGCAGCACCTCAAATTGGTGAAAACATTAGGATGATAGTGATAAACACCAAGGATGGTAAGCTGTGCATGATTAACCCTGAAATTACAAAAAAATCATGGAGAACTGAAGTTGACGAAGAAGGATGCCTTTCATTGCCCAATATTTTTTGCAATATTAGAAGGTCAAAAAATGCAAATTGTAAATATATTAGCGAAGAAGGAGAAGAAATATTAATAGAAGCTAAGGGGTTTTTAGCAAGAGTAATTCAACACGAAATTGATCATCTTGATGGAATTCTTACTATCGATAGAGAGAGAATACAAAGTAAAAAGAGATAA
- a CDS encoding DedA family protein: protein MDIIFSTILNFFSDFGYWGVFFLMTIESSFIPFPSEIVIPPAAYLASQGQYNVYLVVLFGILGTLLGALINYFLALKLGRTIIYSLLETRIAKYLFLDQDKIKKSEDYFLKYGNISTFVGRLVPAVRQLISIPAGFSKMNLKSFIFYTSLGSGIWISILAILGYQLGANKELLSQYYSQIKTGLWFLGLVFIVYLFIKIRKK from the coding sequence ATGGATATAATATTTTCGACAATTTTAAATTTTTTTTCTGACTTCGGTTATTGGGGAGTCTTTTTTTTGATGACTATTGAAAGCTCTTTTATTCCGTTTCCCTCTGAAATAGTTATCCCTCCGGCTGCTTATCTAGCTTCCCAGGGGCAGTATAATGTGTATCTTGTCGTTTTGTTTGGTATTTTAGGGACTTTACTTGGTGCTTTGATAAATTATTTTCTTGCCCTAAAACTTGGAAGAACCATAATCTATTCTTTACTTGAAACAAGGATTGCAAAATATCTATTCTTGGATCAAGATAAAATAAAAAAATCCGAAGATTATTTTTTGAAATATGGAAACATTTCAACTTTTGTTGGAAGACTTGTTCCTGCTGTTAGACAACTAATATCCATCCCTGCTGGATTTTCTAAAATGAATCTAAAAAGTTTTATATTTTATACAAGTCTAGGTTCAGGAATTTGGATAAGTATTCTAGCAATTCTTGGTTATCAGCTCGGAGCAAATAAAGAACTTTTGTCTCAATATTATAGTCAAATTAAGACAGGACTATGGTTCTTGGGACTGGTCTTTATAGTCTATCTTTTTATAAAAATAAGAAAAAAATAA